One Ignavibacterium album JCM 16511 genomic region harbors:
- a CDS encoding 2-oxoacid:ferredoxin oxidoreductase subunit beta — protein sequence MANNVEVKEIKYTAKDFASDQEVRWCPGCGDYSILAQVQRTFPEIIDRPKENIVWVSGIGCSSRFPYYMNTYGFHGIHGRAPAIATGVKLANPNLSVWVASGDGDLLSIGGNHFIHACRKNIDLKILMFNNRIYGLTKGQYSPTSEKGKITKTTPYGSVDYPFNPPMLALGAEASFIARSIDRHPKHLQEMIRRAGLHKGTAFIEIFQNCNIFNDGAFSLLTEKDTKDDHVLELVHGQPMIFGKNKDKGIKLDGMTPMVVDLTTGKYSKDDLWVHDEFDPNPARTAILAMFDETPGFPTPIGVFRQITKETYDEGLFRQIEEVKKKKGEGDLEKILFSGNVWEVN from the coding sequence ATGGCAAATAATGTTGAAGTAAAAGAAATTAAATATACAGCAAAAGACTTTGCTTCCGATCAGGAAGTAAGATGGTGTCCGGGTTGTGGCGACTATTCAATCCTTGCTCAGGTGCAAAGAACTTTTCCTGAAATTATTGATCGCCCTAAAGAAAATATTGTTTGGGTTTCGGGAATAGGTTGTTCAAGTCGTTTTCCATATTACATGAACACTTATGGTTTTCATGGTATTCACGGAAGAGCGCCTGCAATTGCAACTGGAGTTAAATTAGCTAATCCGAATCTTTCTGTTTGGGTTGCAAGTGGCGATGGTGATCTGCTGAGTATCGGAGGAAATCATTTCATACATGCTTGCAGAAAAAATATTGATTTGAAAATTCTGATGTTCAATAATAGAATTTACGGATTGACCAAAGGACAATATTCGCCGACTTCTGAAAAAGGAAAGATAACTAAAACAACTCCTTACGGAAGTGTTGACTATCCTTTTAATCCTCCGATGCTTGCACTTGGTGCAGAAGCTTCATTCATTGCTAGATCAATTGACCGTCATCCAAAACATTTGCAGGAAATGATTAGAAGAGCAGGACTTCACAAAGGGACTGCATTCATTGAGATATTTCAGAATTGTAACATCTTTAACGATGGTGCTTTTTCTCTACTCACTGAAAAAGATACGAAGGATGATCATGTGCTTGAACTCGTTCACGGTCAGCCAATGATTTTTGGAAAGAATAAAGATAAAGGAATCAAACTAGATGGAATGACTCCGATGGTTGTTGATTTAACAACCGGAAAATATTCAAAAGATGATCTTTGGGTTCACGATGAGTTCGATCCTAATCCTGCCAGAACAGCCATACTTGCTATGTTTGATGAAACACCAGGATTCCCAACTCCGATTGGTGTTTTCCGTCAGATAACAAAAGAAACTTATGATGAAGGATTATTCAGACAGATTGAAGAAGTCAAAAAGAAAAAAGGTGAAGGTGATCTTGAAAAAATTCTTTTCAGTGGAAATGTCTGGGAAGTTAACTAA
- a CDS encoding DHH family phosphoesterase, translated as MVNFQKLKNIILSNNSFLITTHVNPDADAIGSEVAFYQLLKSLGKKSYIINHSETPYNLRFLDVDNVIKQFNLDDHADLFNQVDVLVALDFNRSDRTVSMKKHFDQSKAIKICLDHHQDPEEFVDYEFIDTDYSATGEIIFNLITESKIVPLTKQIAEPIYAAIMTDTGSFRFERTTAKLHRKIATLLETGINPTEIYDKIYDQSKFSKIKLLGRALESIQLIADGKIAFMIITQKDFDEFGAIESDTENFVNYNLSIENVVLGLLFIELKNGFKVSFRSKGNIPVNKLASEFGGGGHTNAAGARFFDHQMTQEMINSILNKAINYIK; from the coding sequence ATGGTAAACTTTCAGAAACTTAAGAATATCATTCTTTCAAATAATTCTTTTCTGATTACAACTCATGTTAATCCTGATGCTGATGCAATTGGTTCTGAAGTTGCATTTTATCAGTTATTAAAATCACTTGGGAAAAAATCATATATCATCAATCATAGTGAAACTCCATATAATCTAAGATTTCTTGATGTAGATAATGTGATAAAACAATTCAATCTTGATGACCATGCTGATTTATTTAATCAGGTTGATGTTCTTGTTGCTCTTGATTTCAACAGAAGTGACAGAACAGTAAGTATGAAAAAGCATTTTGATCAATCAAAAGCAATAAAAATTTGTCTTGATCATCATCAGGATCCGGAAGAATTTGTTGACTATGAATTCATTGATACAGATTACTCAGCTACGGGTGAAATTATTTTCAATCTTATTACAGAGAGTAAAATTGTTCCTCTCACAAAACAAATAGCTGAACCAATCTATGCGGCAATAATGACTGACACCGGTTCATTCAGGTTTGAAAGAACAACCGCAAAACTACATCGTAAGATTGCGACTTTGCTTGAAACCGGAATCAATCCAACCGAAATTTATGATAAGATTTATGATCAAAGTAAATTCAGTAAAATAAAGTTACTTGGAAGAGCTTTGGAATCAATTCAACTAATTGCAGATGGCAAAATTGCATTTATGATAATTACTCAGAAAGATTTTGATGAGTTCGGTGCGATCGAAAGCGATACTGAAAATTTTGTTAATTATAATCTGTCAATCGAGAATGTTGTGCTTGGCCTTTTATTCATCGAACTTAAGAACGGATTTAAAGTCAGCTTCCGGTCAAAAGGAAATATACCAGTTAACAAGCTTGCTTCAGAATTTGGTGGAGGCGGACATACCAACGCAGCAGGTGCAAGGTTTTTCGATCATCAGATGACACAAGAAATGATAAACTCAATTCTGAATAAAGCAATTAATTATATTAAATAA
- a CDS encoding ABC transporter permease codes for MDLEKFIAKRYLISRHKLNFITIISFLSIAGITIGVAALIVVLSVFNGFGSLVTSYLMSLDPHLRIVFKSESSDKLHEEIEEKLNSLNEIKSYSPYVSGKVLALNRGRTEVINLRAVDFKKINQLYDFDKLTISKKTNMNNDSRNSIYIGIRLADKLEAVTGDTITIVSPANIEGVVLQSSIPLTRKFRIEGIFNSQNNEYDESLAVTDLSVGQELLGFKKSYEGYEIKLIDRSKSEQIKEKLSGMIDPKIADVITWYDFHKELYSVMQIERWVAYILLSLIIAVASFNILGSLSMSVLEKKRDIGIMKSFGVTENSILKIFLNEGILIGIFGTFFGALLGYFVCWLQLNYNIYPLDPTMYKIDSLPLEIRISDFFFVTAASMLLTFLAALFPARRAAKVDALQSIKWE; via the coding sequence ATGGATTTAGAAAAATTTATTGCGAAAAGATATTTGATATCCAGACACAAGTTGAACTTCATCACGATTATTTCATTCTTATCAATTGCTGGAATTACGATAGGAGTTGCTGCACTGATTGTTGTACTTTCTGTATTCAATGGGTTTGGAAGTCTTGTCACTTCATATTTGATGAGTCTTGATCCTCACCTTAGAATTGTTTTTAAGTCGGAATCTAGTGACAAGCTTCATGAAGAAATAGAAGAGAAGCTTAATAGTCTGAATGAGATTAAAAGCTATTCTCCTTATGTTTCCGGAAAAGTTTTGGCTCTGAACAGAGGCAGAACTGAAGTGATTAACCTGAGAGCTGTGGACTTTAAAAAAATTAATCAGCTTTATGATTTTGATAAACTTACAATTTCCAAAAAGACAAATATGAATAATGATTCACGCAATTCAATTTATATTGGAATCAGATTAGCTGACAAACTTGAAGCTGTAACAGGAGATACAATTACAATTGTCTCGCCCGCGAACATCGAAGGCGTAGTGCTACAGAGTTCAATACCTTTAACAAGAAAATTTCGGATTGAAGGAATATTCAATTCTCAAAACAATGAATATGATGAATCACTTGCTGTTACTGATTTATCGGTAGGTCAGGAATTGCTTGGATTTAAGAAATCTTATGAAGGATATGAAATTAAATTAATTGATAGATCAAAATCAGAGCAAATAAAAGAAAAACTTAGCGGAATGATTGATCCGAAAATTGCTGATGTTATTACCTGGTATGATTTTCACAAAGAACTCTATTCAGTAATGCAAATTGAAAGATGGGTAGCATATATCTTATTATCGCTAATCATTGCTGTTGCATCATTCAATATTCTCGGTTCATTGTCAATGTCAGTGCTTGAGAAGAAAAGAGATATCGGAATTATGAAATCTTTTGGCGTTACCGAAAACTCAATTCTAAAAATATTCTTAAATGAAGGAATTCTGATTGGAATCTTCGGTACATTCTTCGGTGCATTACTTGGATATTTTGTCTGCTGGCTTCAGTTGAATTATAACATTTATCCTTTAGACCCGACGATGTATAAAATTGATAGCTTACCTCTGGAAATAAGAATTTCAGATTTCTTTTTTGTTACAGCAGCATCAATGTTGCTTACTTTTCTTGCAGCATTATTTCCCGCCCGAAGAGCAGCTAAGGTTGATGCTTTACAATCAATTAAATGGGAATAG
- a CDS encoding ABC transporter permease: protein MNLISTIAISGIALGVATLIIALSVISGFEKTLTKKLTDIDSHIKVFSFKSNLPSIDNALTNIDSICGKKLDYASPFLSNLALISFKNRKDGVTIKGFYNVGYKNKILENIIDGNLNLDSANTLILGKTLANKLLIKVGDIVTLFALRNNQIPSPDNLPNIENFKVTGIFESGIAEYDASIAFTDLHSAQNLFSMPEEVNGIDIKLNDISKADSLTNLLRRELTYPYFARSIFDLHKNIFTWISLQKKPIPIILGLIIVVAVFNIVGTLLLMVIERTNSIGILKSFGTKKRQIIQIFLLQGFYLAILGTIAGNILALALIEIQTKFNIIKVPSSIYFVTKVPFDLSFEIFLIVSFITIVLALLASLIPSIISSRINPVTALRFD from the coding sequence TTGAATCTGATCTCTACAATTGCTATAAGTGGGATTGCTCTTGGTGTTGCTACGCTCATCATTGCACTCAGTGTTATATCAGGTTTCGAAAAAACTCTAACAAAGAAATTAACAGATATAGATTCTCATATTAAGGTTTTTAGCTTTAAATCAAATCTTCCCTCAATAGATAATGCATTGACTAATATTGACTCAATTTGTGGAAAGAAATTGGATTATGCTTCTCCTTTTTTATCCAATCTTGCACTAATTAGTTTCAAAAACAGAAAAGATGGCGTAACAATAAAGGGATTTTACAATGTGGGATATAAAAACAAAATCCTGGAAAATATAATTGATGGTAATCTGAATTTGGATTCGGCTAATACACTTATTCTTGGAAAAACTTTGGCAAATAAATTACTGATTAAGGTTGGCGATATTGTTACTCTTTTTGCGCTAAGAAATAATCAAATTCCATCACCTGATAATTTGCCGAACATTGAAAATTTCAAAGTGACCGGTATTTTCGAAAGCGGTATTGCAGAGTATGACGCTTCAATTGCCTTCACCGATTTACATTCTGCACAGAATCTTTTCTCAATGCCCGAAGAAGTAAATGGTATAGATATAAAGTTGAATGATATTTCCAAAGCTGATAGTCTGACTAATCTGTTAAGAAGAGAATTAACTTATCCCTATTTTGCACGAAGCATTTTTGATTTGCATAAAAATATTTTTACCTGGATTTCACTTCAGAAAAAACCTATTCCAATAATACTTGGACTTATTATTGTTGTTGCTGTTTTCAACATTGTTGGAACATTACTATTAATGGTAATTGAAAGAACAAATTCAATCGGAATTCTCAAATCATTCGGGACAAAAAAGAGACAAATAATTCAGATTTTCCTTTTACAAGGATTTTATCTTGCAATTCTTGGAACGATTGCCGGGAATATTTTAGCTTTAGCTCTGATAGAAATTCAAACCAAATTCAATATTATAAAAGTTCCGTCAAGTATTTATTTTGTTACTAAAGTTCCATTTGATTTGTCTTTTGAAATATTTCTTATAGTCTCTTTCATAACTATTGTGCTTGCTCTTTTGGCTTCACTGATACCGAGCATTATTTCATCAAGAATTAACCCTGTTACAGCATTAAGGTTTGACTGA
- a CDS encoding ABC transporter ATP-binding protein, with protein MNNILESRKIFKSYQNNRKLKLEVLKDISLSIERNKISVIVGASGAGKSTLLHILSGLDRPDSGEVLFESENIFNYTDEKLSNFRNRNIGFVFQFHHLLPEFTAAENVAIPRMAAGAKFNEAISRADELLELVGLFDRKDHKPSELSGGEQQRVAVARALVNDPKIIFADEPTGNLDSKNSESIHQLIIRLRDEFNKTFVIVTHNPDLMNLADRIFEIKDGRLINQQ; from the coding sequence ATGAATAATATTTTAGAATCCAGAAAAATTTTTAAGTCATATCAAAACAATAGGAAACTCAAACTTGAAGTTCTCAAAGATATTTCACTTTCAATCGAAAGAAATAAAATCTCTGTTATAGTTGGTGCTTCAGGAGCAGGCAAATCAACTTTGCTTCACATATTAAGTGGTTTAGACAGACCGGATAGTGGTGAAGTTCTTTTCGAATCTGAAAATATTTTTAATTATACTGATGAAAAACTTTCAAACTTCAGAAACAGAAATATCGGGTTTGTATTTCAATTCCATCATCTTCTGCCTGAATTCACTGCTGCTGAGAATGTCGCAATACCGAGAATGGCTGCCGGAGCTAAATTTAATGAAGCGATTTCACGTGCGGATGAATTATTAGAATTGGTAGGATTGTTTGATAGAAAAGATCACAAGCCTTCCGAACTTTCCGGCGGGGAACAACAAAGAGTCGCTGTAGCAAGAGCTTTGGTAAATGATCCTAAAATAATTTTTGCAGATGAACCAACAGGTAATCTTGATTCAAAAAACAGTGAATCAATCCATCAGCTAATTATTAGATTAAGGGATGAATTCAATAAAACTTTTGTCATTGTAACTCACAATCCTGACTTGATGAATCTCGCCGACAGAATATTTGAGATTAAAGACGGACGATTAATAAATCAGCAATGA
- a CDS encoding 2-oxoacid:acceptor oxidoreductase subunit alpha gives METEKEKELLQLKEVTIRFAGDSGDGMQLTGTQFSETTAWVGNDLNTLPDYPAEIRAPAGTIYGVSGFQLHFSSEDIHTPGDQPDVLVAMNPAALKKNLPELKKGGMIIVNSDSFDIKNLNLAHYESNPLEDGTLDGYQVYQVPISSLTANALEGVKLSPKEVSRAKNFFALGLMYWLFNRPIDNTVKWIHEKFAKNPEYIEGNEKALRAGYNFGEMTELFTARYTVEPAKLPKGTYRSISGNEATALGFLAASVKSGLPLFLGSYPITPASEIIQYLSTYKNFGVKTFQAEDEIAGITTAIGASFAGNLAITSTSGPGLALKTEAIGLAVMTELPLVIIDVQRGGPSTGLPTKTEQADLLQAVCGRNGEAPVAVVAAATPSDCFNMAIEASRIAIKYMTPVILLTDGYIANGSEPWKIPHVNELPDIPVKFRTEKEGFYPYLRDENLARPWAIPGTPGLEHRIGGLEKSDIYGNVSYDPDNHHKMITLRAKKIKNIENDIPLLEVEGESSGELLVVGWGGTYGAIKEAVNKARAQGYKVSQAHFRYLNPFPKNTEQVLKSFRKVLIPEINLGQLARLIKSEFLIDVQQFNVVRGLPLRVADIVDQIIKTLGGNNGK, from the coding sequence ATGGAAACAGAGAAAGAAAAAGAGTTACTTCAATTAAAAGAAGTAACCATTAGGTTCGCAGGTGATTCCGGTGATGGTATGCAGTTAACCGGAACTCAATTCAGTGAAACAACCGCTTGGGTAGGTAATGATCTTAACACACTTCCTGACTATCCCGCAGAAATAAGAGCTCCCGCAGGAACAATTTATGGAGTAAGTGGATTTCAATTACATTTCAGTAGTGAAGATATTCATACACCCGGAGATCAGCCGGATGTATTAGTTGCAATGAATCCTGCTGCACTAAAGAAAAATCTTCCCGAATTAAAAAAGGGAGGAATGATTATAGTTAATTCTGATTCATTCGACATAAAAAATCTTAATCTTGCACATTATGAATCAAATCCGCTTGAAGATGGAACTCTTGACGGCTATCAGGTTTATCAGGTACCGATTAGTTCATTAACTGCTAATGCACTCGAAGGAGTAAAGCTGAGTCCAAAAGAAGTTTCCCGTGCGAAAAACTTTTTTGCTTTGGGTTTGATGTACTGGCTTTTTAACAGACCAATTGATAATACGGTAAAATGGATTCACGAAAAGTTTGCAAAAAATCCTGAATACATTGAAGGAAATGAAAAAGCTCTTCGTGCCGGATATAATTTCGGTGAAATGACAGAGCTGTTTACTGCAAGATATACAGTTGAACCGGCAAAGCTTCCCAAAGGTACCTACAGAAGCATTTCAGGAAACGAAGCAACTGCACTCGGATTTCTTGCAGCATCTGTAAAAAGCGGATTACCATTATTCCTTGGTTCATATCCAATTACTCCTGCTTCTGAAATTATTCAGTATTTGAGTACATATAAAAATTTTGGAGTTAAAACTTTTCAGGCAGAAGATGAAATTGCCGGAATAACAACAGCAATCGGGGCATCATTTGCAGGCAATCTTGCTATTACTTCTACAAGTGGTCCCGGCTTAGCATTAAAGACCGAAGCTATCGGATTAGCAGTAATGACGGAACTACCACTTGTTATTATTGATGTGCAAAGAGGTGGTCCAAGTACAGGACTTCCAACAAAAACTGAACAAGCTGATTTATTACAAGCAGTTTGCGGAAGAAATGGAGAAGCTCCTGTTGCTGTGGTCGCAGCTGCTACTCCAAGTGATTGTTTTAATATGGCAATTGAAGCTTCACGAATTGCAATCAAGTACATGACACCGGTAATTCTTTTAACCGATGGTTATATTGCAAATGGTTCCGAACCTTGGAAGATTCCACATGTTAATGAACTACCCGACATTCCTGTTAAATTCAGGACAGAGAAAGAAGGATTTTATCCTTATCTGAGAGATGAAAATCTTGCGAGACCTTGGGCAATCCCAGGCACTCCTGGACTTGAACATCGGATTGGTGGACTTGAGAAGTCTGATATTTATGGTAATGTAAGTTATGATCCGGATAACCATCACAAAATGATTACTCTCCGTGCAAAGAAGATTAAGAATATTGAAAATGATATCCCTCTGCTAGAGGTTGAAGGTGAGTCAAGTGGTGAATTACTGGTTGTTGGTTGGGGTGGAACTTATGGTGCAATAAAAGAAGCTGTTAACAAAGCGCGTGCTCAGGGATATAAAGTATCTCAAGCTCATTTCAGATATCTTAATCCTTTCCCAAAGAATACTGAACAGGTATTGAAGAGCTTCAGGAAAGTTCTTATTCCTGAAATTAATCTGGGGCAACTTGCCAGATTAATCAAAAGTGAATTCCTTATTGATGTTCAGCAATTTAATGTCGTAAGAGGTTTACCTCTTCGCGTTGCTGACATCGTTGATCAAATAATTAAGACCCTTGGAGGTAACAATGGCAAATAA
- a CDS encoding leucyl aminopeptidase has product MFDLKLNFGAKKIFYKNLSLAVKFLVDDGSLKKNISNIERIFNCRLTELQKNNFVSKDVDEIRISKPSGKPDEIILKKVKLNDQFDVDYFRNYLTYLVERISNEQIKYLHITIPSYSVFKKYFDDEEYFYQTFIEGIYFGNYSFDKYKTEKKSPKPLEVFFYAENEKKVKNAISTATNLMNAVYFVRDLQNEPSNELTPELLAKRISSEAKKSGIRCTVFDEKEIAKRNMGGLIAVGKGSINKPRFIILEYKPVVKAAKAKKTKLKKIALVGKGMTFDSGGISLKPSKSMSEMKNDMAGASVVAGAVIAAAKNKLPIHLFGIIPTAENMPSGEAFKPGDIIKTASGKTIEVDDTDAEGRVILADALDYASKLKPNQIIDLATLTGACVVALGEFVAGLFSKNDELAEKLYKSGLKTFDRVWRLPLWDDYHKLNESSVADVKNLGGRWGGAISAAKFLENFVDKKIHWAHLDIAGPSIHNDSRNYTKKYMTGFGVRLLFDYLKTHC; this is encoded by the coding sequence ATGTTTGATCTTAAATTAAATTTTGGTGCAAAGAAAATTTTCTATAAAAATCTCTCACTCGCTGTTAAATTTCTCGTTGATGATGGTTCACTGAAAAAGAACATTTCTAACATCGAAAGAATATTCAATTGCAGATTAACGGAACTTCAGAAAAATAATTTCGTTTCTAAAGATGTAGATGAGATAAGAATTTCCAAACCATCTGGCAAACCTGATGAAATTATCCTGAAGAAGGTAAAACTTAATGATCAATTTGATGTTGATTATTTCCGAAATTATTTAACATATCTTGTTGAAAGAATTTCGAATGAACAAATAAAATATCTTCACATTACTATACCTTCATACTCAGTCTTTAAAAAATATTTTGATGATGAAGAATATTTTTACCAGACTTTTATTGAAGGTATCTATTTTGGTAATTACTCATTCGATAAATATAAAACCGAAAAGAAATCTCCTAAGCCACTTGAAGTTTTTTTCTATGCAGAGAATGAAAAGAAAGTTAAAAATGCTATTAGCACAGCAACCAATTTGATGAATGCAGTTTATTTTGTCAGAGATTTACAAAATGAACCTTCAAATGAACTTACTCCTGAGTTATTAGCAAAACGGATTTCTTCTGAAGCGAAAAAATCAGGTATCAGATGCACAGTTTTTGATGAAAAGGAAATTGCCAAACGAAATATGGGTGGTCTTATTGCAGTTGGCAAAGGAAGCATAAATAAACCGAGATTTATCATTCTCGAATACAAACCGGTTGTTAAAGCAGCAAAAGCAAAAAAGACAAAGCTGAAAAAAATTGCTTTAGTTGGTAAAGGAATGACTTTTGATTCAGGTGGAATTTCTCTCAAGCCCTCAAAGTCAATGAGTGAAATGAAAAATGATATGGCAGGAGCTTCAGTTGTAGCAGGGGCAGTTATTGCTGCCGCAAAAAACAAACTGCCCATTCATCTTTTTGGTATCATTCCAACTGCTGAAAATATGCCTTCAGGTGAAGCATTCAAACCGGGCGATATAATAAAAACTGCATCGGGAAAAACTATTGAAGTTGATGATACTGATGCAGAAGGAAGAGTTATACTTGCTGATGCTCTTGACTACGCTTCAAAGTTGAAACCTAATCAGATAATTGATCTTGCAACCTTAACTGGAGCTTGTGTAGTTGCACTCGGAGAATTTGTCGCTGGATTATTTTCTAAGAATGATGAACTGGCAGAAAAACTTTACAAAAGTGGTCTTAAAACTTTTGATCGTGTTTGGCGTTTACCACTTTGGGATGATTATCATAAATTGAATGAAAGCTCCGTTGCAGATGTAAAGAATCTTGGCGGCCGATGGGGTGGAGCAATTTCAGCAGCGAAGTTTCTTGAAAATTTTGTTGATAAAAAAATTCATTGGGCTCATCTGGATATTGCCGGTCCTTCGATTCATAATGATTCAAGAAACTACACAAAGAAGTACATGACAGGTTTCGGAGTGAGATTGCTTTTCGATTATCTGAAAACTCATTGCTGA